AAGCACGTGATTAGAATTAtcgaataaaaataatgataatatatgaaGAAGAATGTATGTGAgtcattaaaaagaaaagctaTACCATAAATATCATGAGAAACTAAAGAGATTAAAAtttaagatttttttttttctgaattttttgctttcattttatttctattttcgGCTGTGGGGATTTTTCTGAAATTATTACATAagtttaaaataattaaaaaatacatttataaacataataataatacttTAGTTATAATagcttattattttaaaagaacatcattataattatgactGCATTAtttatgctttttatttttcctaaatatattaattgaCATTTGCTGTGTTGTGTATAAGTACtaaaatgggaaggaaaaaaaatagttccCTTCAACAGAGTGAcaacaatttattatttgttGATTCCGAACGCATGCACCAAAATATGCTAAGTATAGAAAGCAATTTATAACATGATGCTAATTAAAATTCATcaagataaaataatgtataatatcgttttaaatgaatattattaagaaaatagagaaatatattgttttagtagaaattataaaaatataatattttattattttatggtGTACGCTTTAAGGAAGTgggataaaataataaaaaaaatattcttctatatagaatatttaaaaaagaaaaataattatagaaATTATAGAGAACTTAATTTTAgttttaacataatataagCAGAAAGTGTTATAGAAAAGGACTTACAACCTCCAAGAATGGAGGATTTATTATTAgataataatgtaaataaggaaaaaaaacaaattataagatgatatataaatgtattatcagtatataaaataagaatCGTATAACGTGGACGCTTATATGAATgtttataagtatatatgtgttaaaaaaaagggattagCCAAGTTGGATGATCATTGTGaggaaaatacattttataatatgatTTATTAGGATAATCTTGAAGATATAATTCAGAATAGTATTaatctttttataatttttttttcgttccttttcttccAATACTTGGGCCAACatttcttatattattttgtgaTATAGGTGGCCTACCTTTAGTACAGTGTTGTAAGAATGATAATTTTGGAAGTTGTGCTTGTCATGCTATTATTCATGCTAAACAATGAACTacgaaaatatttgaaaGACTTAATactgcatttttctttatattacttatctttatattttctgtGAATATTTATATCTGCATAAAAGTTGTAATATACGAAAGGTTTCAAGtgggaaagggaaaatgaaaacaaaggaacatgttaatttttaaatgaataatttgtatatgaataaaatattaatatatttagtgTTATGCATAAGAATAAACCTGATACctaattatttaattgttATAAATTATCATGAATTATGTGTTTAGtttgatatataaatacgaatgtattaatatttcatctattattttgtttcataTAGATTGAAATTTATTAGTATTATTgtgaataataataataaactgtaataacattatattattgtatatttttttatagtaattgatattcatttattttcttcttgaAAGTATGATAGTTATCTGAAAGCTGTTATTCTTTgatgtaaaaatggaattatgtattttctgAAGAATGATACTGTATATTCAATGGACTGTTTttcgaattatttttttttatgttatcattattttttaaattgcggGATTCTTCGTATAGATCATTTcgaattttacttttcttcCTTAATATAGAGTGCAACCAAGAATAAACTGGGGTaaactattataaaaaaaatataaattattgaatgtaattattttatatatatttggcAGATGAGTACAGTAAATTGTCGTTTagtgtttacatttttataataaaataccgTTAACCTTATATACAATGAACAATATTGTTGACATTGCAAACATTGTAATAAGCGAAATAGAAAATGTACGGCGCCTTTCcgtcccaaagggggaatatAGGTATCTAGGGACTTTATCACACTCggattcatttttcatatgaaaattataagaatCTCTGAATTTATCTAAGGCCATACAGAAACCTATATTACTATTTTGATCGCATATGTTTATTAGAGTATAATATTGTTCACTACACTTTTTACCTAAATCGCATTTTTCACTACCCCCCTCCTCTTGGGTACtagtaaatttataaaaaatatcatataatgaatctattttttggaatttgTCAAAAATAACTTTATTAAATTCTTCTATATTGCCCTTGCATATATCAATTCCGTGAGTTTTATTCGAGTATTCATTAATCATTGTGTTGTAACATTCGTTTGTTCTTTCAAAAGAattgtcaattttttgaagttcATACATTAGCATGTAGTTGAAGTatttacaacttttttttttatcaacaatagaaagatttttttttatatattttaaatagtGTATGAACTTTAGACAGGGGTTTacgaatttattttcctcatcaTTATGAAATTTTTGACTTATAATGCTGCAATCTCCTATATATCCACTATCAAAATTTTTGGTCACGCTTTCATAATCGAGTTTATACGTAGGAAAAATTTCATCTAAATTATactaataataaaagtaTGATCGATTATATGTAGAACTGtgacattttatttcttataaaatgaattcaGTTTGAGTAAATATAACAGTgtacgtttaaaaaaatatatgtaataatggatata
This is a stretch of genomic DNA from Plasmodium vivax scf_7156 genomic scaffold, whole genome shotgun sequence. It encodes these proteins:
- a CDS encoding variable surface protein Vir33, putative (encoded by transcript PVX_109795A), translating into MEPPVGDEEYNLDEIFPTYKLDYESVTKNFDSGYIGDCSIISQKFHNDEENKFVNPCLKFIHYLKYIKKNLSIVDKKKSCKYFNYMLMYELQKIDNSFERTNECYNTMINEYSNKTHGIDICKGNIEEFNKVIFDKFQKIDSLYDIFYKFTSTQEEGGSEKCDLGKKCSEQYYTLINICDQNSNIGFCMALDKFRDSYNFHMKNESECDKVPRYLYSPFGTERRRTFSISLITMFAMSTILFIVYKFTPVYSWLHSILRKKSKIRNDLYEESRNLKNNDNIKKNNSKNSPLNIQYHSSENT